Genomic segment of Mucilaginibacter sabulilitoris:
TTCTAAAAAATCCTTTTCCATATCAGGTTTTTGTTATCGCTTCTTCCAAATTATACATAGCGTCTACTACTTTCATCATAGCCGCCAGCCTTACTTTATCCAGGTTTGCCGGTACCGGGTACTCGCCGACCGTCAGCAATTTTGCGGCATCGATTTTTTTCATACTCTTCAACTCGTCCTGGTAATAGGCCGTAAGTATAGCCAGTTCTTTCTCCTGCGGATGACGGCACATTATCAGGCGAAAGGCCTTCACTATTTTATCTTTAGGTTGACTACTTTCCTGTAGAAGTTTGGCCGCCAATACGCGGGCAGATTCCAGCACGGTGGGGTCGTTAAGCATCACCAAGGCTTGCAATGGTGTGTTGGTGCGCAAGCGTTTTACCTCGCACTGATCACGGTTACTGGCGTCAAAAATTCCTAATGATGCGGGCGGCACGGTACGTTTAATGAGTGTATACATACCTCTGCGATATAGGTTTGGCCCATGTACTTGTTTATAGCTGGCCAGTTGTCCGCGGCCTGATGTCGCATTCTCCCACAGACCAGGAGGCTGGTAGGGATTCACGCTTGGCCCGCCGATGTTACGGTTAAGCAACCCACTGCTGGCCAGTACCAAATCACGAACAAATTCGGCCGGTAACCGGCCTCTCGGGCCGCGGGCCAATAAAGTGTTATCGGGGTCGTTTTTTAATTTCTCGGGTGTTGCCACTGCCGACTGCCGGTATGTAGCCGACATTACTATCCGCTTTACCAGCCGCTTAATATTCCAGCCATGATCACGAAAATCAACAGACAGCCAGTCCAACAATTCGGGGTGAGAGGGGAGATCGCCCTGCATGCCAAAATCGCCCGAACTTTTGACAATGCCTTTGCCAAAAAACTCCTGCCATACCTGGTTTACAAATACCCTTGCAGCAAGCGGATTCTTTTTATTGAAAAGCCATTCCGCGAGCCCCAATCGGTTTTTAGGGTAATCAGATGTAAAAGGGAGTATGGATGCCGGCGTGCCGGGTTGTACCTCAACACCATGAGCATCGTAATTGCCGCGTTTGAGGATATAGGTTGGGCGCATTTTGGTACTGTCGGTCATGATAGATACGATAAGTTTATCGGTGTCCTGCTTGTTTATAAACGTTAGTATCTTTTTAACATCGTCATTGCTGATCTGCATCAAGGGTTTTTTGGCATAGGTTTCGGGGCCGCCAACTACAGATTCAATTCCTACTTCTTTCACGCTATTAAAAAAGGCAAACACCTCATAATATTCTTTTTGTGAGAAAGGGTCGTATTTATGATCGTGACAATGTGCACATTCAAGGGTAACTCCCAGCATGGCCTTGCCAAAGGTGTTGGTGCGGTCGGTTACATAACTCACGCGGTATTCTTCGTCAATAACGCCGCCTTCTTCGGTTATTTTGTGATTGCGGTTAAAACCGGTTGCCAGTAGTTGTTCTTTGGTGGCGTTGGGTATCTGGTCGCCGGCTAATTGCCAAGTAATAAATTTATCGTATGGCAGGTTCTCATTAAATGCATGGATCACCCAGTCGCGCCAGGGCCACTGGCTGCGGTAATTATCATCCTGATACCC
This window contains:
- a CDS encoding PSD1 and planctomycete cytochrome C domain-containing protein — translated: MSGKYYYLWLIVALFVLYSVNACRSGSDNAEQMPETVSYNFNIRPILSDKCFKCHGPDATHREAGLRLDLPDSAFKALKDNPSAHALVPGNPLQSEVFRRVSTKDTAEQMPPASSNLKKLNPYEVSLIEKWIKQGAKYEKHWAFVPPKSYSIPQVKNTAWPKNQIDNFVLQKLEQNDIEPNPEADKERLLKRVALDLTGLPPSLQMMDGFLADKSPNAYEKIVDQLMASPQYGEKMTLHWLDVARYADSHGYQDDNYRSQWPWRDWVIHAFNENLPYDKFITWQLAGDQIPNATKEQLLATGFNRNHKITEEGGVIDEEYRVSYVTDRTNTFGKAMLGVTLECAHCHDHKYDPFSQKEYYEVFAFFNSVKEVGIESVVGGPETYAKKPLMQISNDDVKKILTFINKQDTDKLIVSIMTDSTKMRPTYILKRGNYDAHGVEVQPGTPASILPFTSDYPKNRLGLAEWLFNKKNPLAARVFVNQVWQEFFGKGIVKSSGDFGMQGDLPSHPELLDWLSVDFRDHGWNIKRLVKRIVMSATYRQSAVATPEKLKNDPDNTLLARGPRGRLPAEFVRDLVLASSGLLNRNIGGPSVNPYQPPGLWENATSGRGQLASYKQVHGPNLYRRGMYTLIKRTVPPASLGIFDASNRDQCEVKRLRTNTPLQALVMLNDPTVLESARVLAAKLLQESSQPKDKIVKAFRLIMCRHPQEKELAILTAYYQDELKSMKKIDAAKLLTVGEYPVPANLDKVRLAAMMKVVDAMYNLEEAITKT